One window of Theropithecus gelada isolate Dixy chromosome 4, Tgel_1.0, whole genome shotgun sequence genomic DNA carries:
- the AIF1 gene encoding allograft inflammatory factor 1 isoform X2, translated as MSQTRDLQGGKAFGLLKAQQEERLDEINKQFLDDPKYSSDEDLLSKLEGFKEKYMEFDLNGNGDIDIMSLKRMLEKLGVPKTHLELKKLIGEVSSGSGETFSYPDFLRMMLGKRSAILKM; from the exons ATGAGCCAAACCAGGGATTTACAGG GAGGAAAAGCTTTCGGACTGCTGAAGGCCCAGCAGGAAGAGAGGCTGGATGAGATCAACAAG CAATTTCTAGATGATCCCAAATACAGCAGTGATGAGGATCTGCTCTCCAAACTGGAAGGCTTCAAAG AGAAATACATGGAGTTTGACCTTAATGGAAATGGCGATATTG ATATCATGTCCCTGAAGCGAATGCTGGAGAAACTTGGGGTCCCCAAGACTCACCTAGAGCTAAAGAAATTAATTGGAGAGGTGTCCAGTGGCTCCGGGGAGACGTTCAGCTACCCTGACTTTCTCAGGATGATGCTGGGCAAGAGATCTGCCATTCTAAAAATGTGA
- the AIF1 gene encoding allograft inflammatory factor 1 isoform X1 encodes MSQTRDLQGGKAFGLLKAQQEERLDEINKQFLDDPKYSSDEDLLSKLEGFKEKYMEFDLNGNGDIDIMSLKRMLEKLGVPKTHLELKKLIGEVSSGSGETFSYPDFLRMMLGKRSAILKMILMYEEKAREKEKPTGPPAKKAISELP; translated from the exons ATGAGCCAAACCAGGGATTTACAGG GAGGAAAAGCTTTCGGACTGCTGAAGGCCCAGCAGGAAGAGAGGCTGGATGAGATCAACAAG CAATTTCTAGATGATCCCAAATACAGCAGTGATGAGGATCTGCTCTCCAAACTGGAAGGCTTCAAAG AGAAATACATGGAGTTTGACCTTAATGGAAATGGCGATATTG ATATCATGTCCCTGAAGCGAATGCTGGAGAAACTTGGGGTCCCCAAGACTCACCTAGAGCTAAAGAAATTAATTGGAGAGGTGTCCAGTGGCTCCGGGGAGACGTTCAGCTACCCTGACTTTCTCAGGATGATGCTGGGCAAGAGATCTGCCATTCTAAAAAT GATCCTGATGTATGAGGAAAAAGcgagagaaaaggaaaagccaACAGGCCCCCCAGCCAAGAAAGCTATTTCTGAGTTGCCCTGA
- the AIF1 gene encoding allograft inflammatory factor 1 isoform X3: MEFDLNGNGDIDIMSLKRMLEKLGVPKTHLELKKLIGEVSSGSGETFSYPDFLRMMLGKRSAILKMILMYEEKAREKEKPTGPPAKKAISELP; this comes from the exons ATGGAGTTTGACCTTAATGGAAATGGCGATATTG ATATCATGTCCCTGAAGCGAATGCTGGAGAAACTTGGGGTCCCCAAGACTCACCTAGAGCTAAAGAAATTAATTGGAGAGGTGTCCAGTGGCTCCGGGGAGACGTTCAGCTACCCTGACTTTCTCAGGATGATGCTGGGCAAGAGATCTGCCATTCTAAAAAT GATCCTGATGTATGAGGAAAAAGcgagagaaaaggaaaagccaACAGGCCCCCCAGCCAAGAAAGCTATTTCTGAGTTGCCCTGA